Proteins from a single region of SAR324 cluster bacterium:
- the soxA gene encoding sulfur oxidation c-type cytochrome SoxA → MKIKKWLASLGLIGLFAMSSVSAKTDPETDRKAFVDYFKNRHSDVEMSAYMNGVYALNQAAYDEWLSIEEFPPYELALGEGEDIWNTPFANGKTYQDCFDMTPEDGLRAKYPHWDDARKQVVTLELALNECRSANGEKPFGWKKGKIASLSSYVAFQGRSHAIQVSIPNGDALAAYEMGKEFYYTKRGQLAMSCADCHVYNSGNKVRADMLSPALGHTTHFPVYRSKWGAMGTMHRRYGGCNEQVRARSFKAQSPEYRNLEYFMAYMNNGMETNGPGARK, encoded by the coding sequence ATGAAGATTAAGAAATGGCTGGCCTCCCTAGGGCTGATTGGACTGTTCGCAATGAGCAGTGTTTCTGCCAAAACAGATCCAGAAACCGATCGTAAGGCATTTGTCGATTACTTCAAGAACCGCCATAGTGATGTTGAAATGAGTGCATACATGAATGGCGTTTACGCACTGAATCAAGCGGCTTACGACGAATGGCTATCAATTGAGGAGTTTCCACCTTATGAGTTGGCTCTTGGCGAAGGTGAAGACATCTGGAACACTCCTTTTGCCAATGGCAAAACTTACCAAGATTGTTTTGACATGACCCCAGAAGATGGTCTTCGGGCTAAATATCCGCATTGGGATGATGCCCGCAAACAGGTGGTCACCCTGGAGTTAGCCTTGAATGAATGTCGGTCTGCAAACGGAGAGAAGCCTTTCGGTTGGAAAAAAGGAAAAATTGCCTCGCTCAGTTCGTACGTAGCCTTCCAGGGTCGGAGTCATGCAATCCAGGTTAGCATTCCCAATGGAGATGCTTTGGCTGCCTATGAGATGGGTAAGGAATTTTACTACACAAAGCGTGGTCAACTGGCGATGAGCTGTGCAGACTGCCATGTGTACAACTCCGGTAACAAGGTGCGCGCTGACATGCTAAGTCCTGCTCTCGGCCACACCACTCATTTCCCGGTTTATCGGTCAAAGTGGGGGGCGATGGGAACAATGCATCGCCGATACGGTGGTTGTAATGAACAGGTTCGTGCCAGATCTTTCAAGGCCCAAAGTCCAGAGTACCGCAACCTCGAATATTTCATGGCCTACATGAACAACGGCATGGAAACCAACGGCCCTGGTGCCCGCAAGTAA